AGCAGGCCTTGCAGGAACCACTGATGGCCACGTCGACGCCACAGGGCAGGGGGGCACAACAGCAGATACAGGCCCAGCGGCAGGGCGGCATAGGTCAAAAAGCCAAGGTCATACAACAAGCCAATACCAAACACCGGCAGCCAGTTGTTTCCGGCCTCTCCTAGATGGGTGACCAGCAAAACGCCTCGGGTAATCAGGAACGTCGCCAGCCAACAGCCAGTCAACAGAAGGAGGTAGCGCATAGGCGCGGTATGCAGCAGACGCATTGTTGTTTTTCCTTAAACGCAGGGGGGCGTGAGTGTGCGGGCGCTACTGTATTGAGTTTGTGAACCGAGAGTAAAAAAAATGTCATTTATGTGAGAGCGCTAACTAAATCGTTTGAGCGCCCTGCGGTGCTGGCCCTGCGCGGTGCTTGGCCTTAAGCTGCGCGGGCCAAGACGGCCGTAACTGCGAACGGAGACAATGTGCCCATGCGAATTCTATTGGTTGAAGACAACCGCGATATCCTCGCCAACCTGGCGGACTACCTGGGGCTAAAAGGCTATACCGTTGACTGCGCGCAGGACGGTTTGTCAGGTTTGCACCTGGCGGCTACCGAGCACTACGACCTGATCGTGCTGGACATCATGCTGCCCGGTATCGACGGCTATACCCTGTGCAAACGCCTGCGCGAAGACGCCCGCCGCGATACGCCGGTCATCATGCTGACTGCCCGCGACCAGCTGGATGACCGTCTGCAAGGTTTCAAGTCTGGCGCAGATGACTACCTGCTCAAACCGTTTGCCCTGTCGGAACTGGCCGCGCGAATCGAGGCGGTACTGCGTCGCGCCCAGGGCGGAGGCCGGCGCGAGTTGCAGGTCGGCGAGTTGCGCTACGACCTCGACACTCTCGAAGTGACCCGTGAAGGCCGCCTGCTCAAGCTCAACCCGGTGGGCCTCAAGCTGCTGGCGGTGCTGATGCAAAAAAGCCCCCACGTACTGCGCCGCGAAGTGCTGGAAGAAGCCCTGTGGGGCGACGACTGCCCGGACAGCGACAGCCTGCGCAGCCACGTACACCAATTGCGCCAAGTGATCGATAAACCGTTCGACAAGCCTTTGTTGCAAACCGTACACGGTGTGGGCTACCGCCTCGCCGAGATTCGCGATGGAGTTTAAGCAAAGCCTTTCCCAGCGGATCATCATCGCGTTTGCCTTGATGAGTGCGTTGGTGGCGGGGACATTCGCAGTGGGCATTATTGCCACCGTGCATCTGGTCGAAGAAAAGCTGATCTCGGCCGGGCTGGGCGGCGATTTGCAGCGCCTGTTGTTAATGGACAACGTGGCCGACTGGAACCATCGGCCCAAGCCAAGCCAGCTGTTTTACTTCAGCGGCGGGCGGGGCGACTTTGCGTTGCCCAAAGACCTGCGTCACCTGGACCCGGGTTTTCATGAAGTGTTTCGTGACCAGTTGTCGTATCACGCGATGGCTGAAGTGGTCGATGGCCGGCGATATGTCCTGCTGCAAGATCAGAGCGATTTTGAAGAGCGCGAGCGCGTGCTGTTTGCCGTGGTTGTGGTCGGTTTCGTACTGGCGCTGGCGCTGGCGGTCTTTTTGGGCTGGACCCTGGCTCGCCGGGTAATGGCTCCGGTGGTGCGGCTGGCCCGCCAGGTTCGTCATCGTGATCAGTTGCTGGGGCTGGCACCACCGCTGGCGCCGGACTACGCGGCCGATGAAGTGGGCGAGTTGGCAGTGGCGTTCGACGCCACGCTGGGCCGCTTGCGTGACACCCTGACCCGCGAACGGTTGTTCACCAGTGACGTGAGCCACGAGCTGCGTACACCCTTGATGGTTCTGGCAAGTTCCTGCGAGCTGTTGCTGGAAAACCCGTCACTGGACCAGCGCAGTCGCTCACAGGTGGAGCGCATATCGCGCGCTTGTGAAGAGATGCGCGAACTGGTGCAGACCTTCCTGATGCTGGCCCGAGCGCAACATGAAGATGCCAGCATGTCGCCCACGGTGACTCTTTCAACCGTTGCCGAAGGCCTGATCAGCCTGTGGCGTGAGCCCATTGAGGCCAAGGGTCTGGAGCTGATTTATGACCCGGGCAACCCGCTCGATGCCCGCTATAACGCCACTTTCCTGCACGCGGTCATGGGTAACTTGCTGCGCAATGCATTGCATTACACCGACACCGGCTTTATCCGGTTGACCCTTGAGCCCAGCGGCTTTGTGGTGGAAGACAGTGGTGTCGGTATCCCGGAAGAAAAGCGTCAGGCCATGTTCCAGCCCTTTGTTCGCGGCAGCGAAAAACGTGGCGAAGGCCTCGGGCTGGGTCTGTCACTGGTTCAGCGGATCTGCGACAGCCAGGGCTGGCGTGTGACCCTCACCACGA
This genomic stretch from Pseudomonas deceptionensis harbors:
- a CDS encoding sensor histidine kinase, with the protein product MEFKQSLSQRIIIAFALMSALVAGTFAVGIIATVHLVEEKLISAGLGGDLQRLLLMDNVADWNHRPKPSQLFYFSGGRGDFALPKDLRHLDPGFHEVFRDQLSYHAMAEVVDGRRYVLLQDQSDFEERERVLFAVVVVGFVLALALAVFLGWTLARRVMAPVVRLARQVRHRDQLLGLAPPLAPDYAADEVGELAVAFDATLGRLRDTLTRERLFTSDVSHELRTPLMVLASSCELLLENPSLDQRSRSQVERISRACEEMRELVQTFLMLARAQHEDASMSPTVTLSTVAEGLISLWREPIEAKGLELIYDPGNPLDARYNATFLHAVMGNLLRNALHYTDTGFIRLTLEPSGFVVEDSGVGIPEEKRQAMFQPFVRGSEKRGEGLGLGLSLVQRICDSQGWRVTLTTMEPNGCRFHVELDPADA
- the colR gene encoding two-component system response regulator ColR, which codes for MRILLVEDNRDILANLADYLGLKGYTVDCAQDGLSGLHLAATEHYDLIVLDIMLPGIDGYTLCKRLREDARRDTPVIMLTARDQLDDRLQGFKSGADDYLLKPFALSELAARIEAVLRRAQGGGRRELQVGELRYDLDTLEVTREGRLLKLNPVGLKLLAVLMQKSPHVLRREVLEEALWGDDCPDSDSLRSHVHQLRQVIDKPFDKPLLQTVHGVGYRLAEIRDGV